ttatataattgttattagtgatgtggctattgatgtggctgggctatttatgatgtggctaggctatggctgagctatttatgatgtggcaggaggatttttagtgctgatgatgtggcagtggctaggctatggctgagctattgctgggctattcctattgtggatgacctaaaaaatgaaagtagagagagaaactcgttcaaacaagtggtgcgaatgaaatgaagttcaacgagccgtatatatagagttttttttaaaaaaaaataaaattaaaaatcgggacgtccatCGTGGCACCGCAATGATGGACGTCACGACGAACGTCGTTGgaaagccgcggaactccggtgtccgcaagcgACATCCGCGTCCGCCGGGTTTACGCCTAATGTCTGACGTCCAGCACGCCGATCCGATGTCTGCCGGGACGCCCGCTGCTGCTTGTGGATGCTTTTACGGCCATCGTCATCCAAACAAATTTGGCGAGAGAGTTTAGGTATGCCCAACAGACAAATGCTTTTCCAAAGATTCTCGCTCCTCAATTCCTCTCTCctcaaattttcaatttattcttGCATTGCATATCTTTGTCATGTAACGCAAacgatttttttattgttccGCATGTAGCTAACTATTCATGATGTTCAGAATCACAATTCTCTTTCTCCAACAACTGAACAACGGAATTGAATTCATTCAGATAATTGAAATTTGAGATATTTCCCCAAATTTGAAATTCCTAGGTTTCGAGAATTCGACCGTTGGAGGATGGGGGCGGAGTCGCCGAGTCCGGCTGTGTGGGGCACGTGGGAGGATCTTATTTTGGGTGGCGCTGTTGTGAGGCACGGAACCGGCGGTTGGAACGTCGTCGCTTCGGAGCTTCGTGCGCGCACCCTTTATCCGTATGCCTTTACTCCTCAGGTCGATGCATAGTTTAAATTAATgtctaatttataattaattttattgtttttataaaaattatttgatGATAAGCAAGTTAAATCACATTTATAAAAAGAGGATTTTCTGGTcagtaaaaaatttcaattgTAATGAACAGAGTTTGTGCAGCTTGATCACGTATGAATTCTTTTgctaatagtagtaataattaaagtaataaaTAATCAATTGACCTATGTAAAAGTTGGTTAATCTGTGCTTCATATCATGCATGCAAGAGCAGTTTTGAACTTAGAAGAGCAGAGAATTTGATGAAAACATACATAAATGGCTGTCACTGCTACTCAAGAGTTGAAGACTATTCAATAACCACATATTTTGATTGGACAGCAAAGGATTGATATGGTCAAGAATATATTAATAGTCTTTAGTTACAATGTTTATATGATTGATCAAATGAAGAAATATTAGTGGTTCTCTCTCTACAAATTTCTCATTTTATGATTCTGTCTCGATCGAAAGATTTGTGGTAGGTAGTCGACGATGTTTAGTCTTTTGGGTACGGAAGTTTCTGTTAAGAGCTTGGTCTTTTGGTTAATTCTTCGGTGTTAGTGCCTGTGCCCTGTGGTATGCTAATATTGATTACTCGAGTCAAAGCCTATCTCATCTGACCTATTTTCTGTTAGTTAATGGCATGGGGCTGTATCACAAGATTAGAATTAGAGATCACAAGAAAAATGTACTAGTGAATAAACTTGGATGTTCTTGTTATCCACTTATGCTTGTTCTTAGTTCCTTTTCACATTATTTGTCTTGCGTCTTCCACTAGTTTGGCTAACTGGTAGATATGGGATCCTGAttgtgatatatatatatatatatccaatttAACACTGATATGTGAAGTTTTAATAGGATTTGGGACTTAGCCAAGAGATTTAGGATTCATTAGCTAGAAAAATATGAGTTCCTAAAGAATATGGTTTCTAGAAAGTGAAAGATGAGGATGGTATTATGGGTGCACTATTCAATACTTTCTGATATAAATCTTTGTCATTTTGTAAGCTCGGTTTAGTCGATGAATGATGCATCTTTTTCATCTAAAACTGtatatttgaattaaaaaacagaaaaaagtaAGAGGAGGAATTACAGGTTGCTACTACTTCTAAAGATTATAGAATGcttatatgaaaacatgagCCTCTGAAATAATTCTCACCAAAAAAATGTATCTAATCaataaaaagtagagataaagataTTGCACATTGTTTTTCTTGCAACTTTTACTTAGCAAATGACAGACCTTCCAATAATTCCAGGCTTGTAAAGAAAGGTACGAAGACCTACAAAAACGTTATTCTGGATCCACGTGAGTCATATTTTCTTCTAATTATCGTGCCTAGTTTGATTTACATTCACAATCCATCTGGATTTTACCGACTCGGATTCTGATGTAGCATGTTAGTAACACAGTTTCAAAATTCTAGCCGACCAAAGCTAATGTTTGTTCTTGTGAAATGTGAATGACTCAGGGCTTGGTTTGAAGAACTGAAAATGCAGCGTGTTGCAGAGCTCAAGCGAGAACTGGTTAAATCTGAAAACTCAATAGGGTTAGCACAGATGTATAAATGTATTTATGTGAGCATAAAATACAATTACTTACTCTTCTCTCTATACTGTTTAGGTAAGTTGTCTGCTTATACATGTTCCTGGAGATGCTATAGGGATGATAACGTTTGAACCTCGAGATTATGTCTTGTTTGAAGTTTAGAACTAGTCTAATAGTCTGTGACACGTTAAAAACTAGTAAAAGATTAGTACTATCTGGTGCTTACTTTGGCTTATTGAATTGTGATTGTTTTCTCTGCACCTGCTTACGAAATCCTCTTCTTCATCGTCGTGTTTTGACTTTCCGTGTAACTTATTGTGGAGCATCTGTTTTTCTTTCAATAATCTCTTAGTGTTGTTGATTTCCAGAACACTTGAGTTGAAGATCAAATCATTGGAGGGAAAGAAACAACAATCTAAACAAGGTGAATCCGGTTCCAGCGAGACTGAATCACCTCCACCCGTGTTGGACTCAGAAGCCACCGAGTCAATCAGCAGGCAGACATCAAATGGTGAGAACTCCGTTGGCAGCTTCACAAAAGAAACGAGCACGATGGGAAGCTGGTTGTGCGACCATCAGCTTCAAGCAGAGGAGACGGAGACGAAGCCCAGCACATCTGCCTGCTCTGAGCTGGGAAAGGATCCAAGCATTGATGACCTCCCTGAGGTCGGTTATGAGCACGGAGTCATCGTTAGGAAGAAACGAgggaagagaaagagaaaggacTGCAGTCAAGTTGCCAAAGAGAGAAGTGTTGACAACAATGATAACTTAGGTTCTTCCAATGCTGTTTCGACTGCAAATAAGGAAACATCAACCAACGAATGTAAGAGCATGAGAATCTCCAGTTCCAAGACCACCGGAAGGGAGAGCTTGATCGAGATATTCGAATCCATTGCACGGAGTGAATCAGCAGCAGTCTTCAGACATCGAATGGACAGTCAGGTAAGAAGACAACAAACTCACtacataaagaaaaaaaaggttcACTCTGTCTTCCTCTTACCGTCTCTCTTGACATTACTGATGACAGAAACGGGCGCGATACAGACGTGTTATCCGGCAGCACATGGACATTGGCACGATAAAATCAAGAATCGTCAGTCGGTCCATAAAAACAGCGAAGGAGCTCTTCCGTGACCTGCTGTTGCTGGCGAACAATGCGTTGGTGTTTTACTCGAGACGCACGCGTGAGTACAAGGCTGCAATCACTCTGCGGCAGCTGATCATGAAAGATTACAAGCTGCATTGCAGAGGGTATTGCAATGAAGCCACGTCGGACTTCATCCCGTGCAACCCTCCGGTGAGGCCGCGGACAGTGCGGCCTCAGCCTCGTGCTCCAGTGTACAAGGACAAGGAGGCAACGTCGGAGAAAGCCTCGAAACCAGAGAATGCTGCTCTTGCCACTCCGGTGGGATCGAGGAAACAGTGTAATTCCGGTAACAGTGTGTTGAAGCAATCCTTGTTGAAGGCTAAGAAAGGTTTGAAGAGACCTGCGAAATTGAAAACTGAATTAGGTGATCCACATCGTAAAAATACACCAGCAaaacaaaggaaaagagtgcggAGATGACAATGTTTTatcaatagaaaaaaaaacttgtgTTAAAAGAAAAATGTACAGACTTCTTTCTATATTATATCTGATTCATGTCTAACATATTGATTGTAGATTTGTAGATTACGGAGAGGGCAATCGATGACAGGCGAATTTGATTACTTTAAAATACACATGTTCCatgtacaaaattaaaaaattttccttttcATTGTTACaccaattttaattttgtcaCGTTGAATTCCATTCGggagaaatttaatttcatgtgCGGTTCCATACAAGGCAAAAGAAGTGCAATTCCAGAGTTGGTGTTTGCATATCTCTAAATAAAGTTATCCTATTTTTTTGGTATAATGTCCCTTGGGATGGGCTGTTTATACAAGTTAGTATTTATAAAACCAAAGGCCGATTTACATCTGGTATATCCGTATATGCACCAGCGAATTTTAATGACataaaagagaggaaaaaaaaaagaaaaaaagaatgtGTATACTTCGctgcaaaattgataaattaagagatgtagaaaaaaaaattgaagtattactaatgaaaaatgagaaatGCCATATTATAGAAAgaaatttatcataaaaaaatataaatagacTAGTTTTGGTAGAAGGATCTATATGAAAGACTATATAACTACTACTCTGtacattttgatttttatgaacaTAGGAGTATTAGACATGGGAAGTGGTAACGACCATAAAAACTGGCAAATTTTCATAGAAATGCTTCAACGGTTAAAACTGCCCAGTTCTATTTCATGAGAGCACCTCGGATTTACTCACA
This genomic window from Salvia splendens isolate huo1 unplaced genomic scaffold, SspV2 ctg1101, whole genome shotgun sequence contains:
- the LOC121788624 gene encoding uncharacterized protein LOC121788624, with amino-acid sequence MGAESPSPAVWGTWEDLILGGAVVRHGTGGWNVVASELRARTLYPYAFTPQACKERYEDLQKRYSGSTAWFEELKMQRVAELKRELVKSENSIGTLELKIKSLEGKKQQSKQGESGSSETESPPPVLDSEATESISRQTSNGENSVGSFTKETSTMGSWLCDHQLQAEETETKPSTSACSELGKDPSIDDLPEVGYEHGVIVRKKRGKRKRKDCSQVAKERSVDNNDNLGSSNAVSTANKETSTNECKSMRISSSKTTGRESLIEIFESIARSESAAVFRHRMDSQKRARYRRVIRQHMDIGTIKSRIVSRSIKTAKELFRDLLLLANNALVFYSRRTREYKAAITLRQLIMKDYKLHCRGYCNEATSDFIPCNPPVRPRTVRPQPRAPVYKDKEATSEKASKPENAALATPVGSRKQCNSGNSVLKQSLLKAKKGLKRPAKLKTELGDPHRKNTPAKQRKRVRR